The Salicibibacter halophilus DNA window GAAACATTGGAGAGTGAACTGAAGGATACCCGGCGGAAAGTCTCTGAGATTATCCAACAAACAGATGAAAAACGGCGCCGGGCGCAAGTGGCACGGAACCGTCTCGCTGTGATTAACCGGGATTTTAACACATTTTCCAATGAAGAAGCCAAGAAAGTGTATGATGATGCAAATGAACATCGCCTCCAACTCGCCGTCTTGGAAAATGAAGAAAAACAATTGCGGGAAAGGCGAGATCAAATTGAGCGCCGGCTGTTACAGCTGCAAGATACGTTGAATCGCGGAGAGGTGCTTGTGGGGCAGGTATCGGTCGTACACAATTTTTTGGATGGTGATTTACGTGAAGTCGGGGAAATGGTGGAAGATGCGAAAGAAAAACAGGCATTTGGCCTGAAAATCATTCAAGCCCAGGAAGAGGAGCGCAGACGACTGGCCAGGGAGATCCATGATGGTCCTGCGCAATTGCTGGCGAACGTGCTTCTCCGTTCGGAGATTATAGGGCGGACTTACAGCGAGTATGGAATCGAAGCTGCATTAAATGAGCTGCAGGATGTCCGTGAAGCGATTAAAGGCAGCCTCGCCGAAGTAAGGCGCATCATTTATGACCTAAGACCCATGGCTCTTGACGATCTGGGGCTCGTCCCGACGCTAAAAAAATATTTGGATGGCGTTGCAGACGAACTCGAGGGGACAGATATCCGCTTTATTCTCCACGGCGATGAACACAAGATGGCTGTAAACCTTAAAGTTGCCTTGTTCAGGCTGGTTCAGGAGTCGGTCCAAAATGCGCTCAAACACGCGAATGCCCGGCAAATTTCAGTAAAAGCCGAAATGCGTGCAAAACAAGTTCATTTGATCATTCAGGACGATGGGCAAGGGTTTGAGCCGGAAGAAAAATCATCGAAGCCCGGATTCGGCCTTATGGGCATGAAGGAACGGGTGAATATGCTCAAAGGTGATTTAAAGATAGAGTCAGCCAAAGGAAACGGAACGAAGATTACAATCATCGTACCGATTAATACTGAATAAATCTCATTTTAAACAAACGCCAAAACAGATAATTTGGAAAGGATGGGCAAGATGGCTGAACAAGGAAAAATTAAACTTATACTCATCGACGATCATAAATTGTTTCGAGAAGGCGTTAAACGTATTCTGGAGATGGATGATCAGTTTGAAATAATCGCTGAAGGGGATGACGGGGGCGAGGCAACCAACCTCGTTGCCCAACATCGGCCGGATGTCGTATTAATGGACATCAATATGCCGGGGGTAAACGGTGTTGAGGCTACTCGGAATTTAGTTGAACGGTTCCCTGATGTAAAAGTATTGATTCTTTCCATTCATGATGACGAAGCATATGTCACTCATGTGTTAAAAACAGGCGCCGCGGGTTATTTGTTAAAGGAAATGGATGCAGACGCGTTGATTGAGGCAGTCAAAGTGGTAGGATCAGGCGGCGCTTATATCCATCCAAAAGTCACCCATAATTTAATTAAAGAATACCGCAGACTCGCAAGTGACAACGGAAATCATTCCGCAGGCACGGAACTGGGTTATAAAGAGGTGGAATACCGTAAACCATTGCATATTTTAACCCGGCGGGAATGCGATGTGCTTCAGCTAATGACCGATGGTTATAGTAACCGTATGGTTGGCGAAGAGCTTTATATCAGTGAAAAAACCGTCAAAAACCATGTCAGTAATATTTTGCAAAAGATGAATGTGAACGACCGTACGCAAGCAGTCGTTGAATCTATAAAAAAAGGTTGGGTAAAAGTACGTTAATCCCTCGCTTGCATGCTGCTTTTTCTCGTTCTATGATAGAGACAACCATGGAACGAAAAGAGAAGAGGGGATTTTTATGGGAAAAATATCAATTGTAACCGACAGCACCGCATATTTGGACGAGCAGACGCTAGCGGAAAACGACATCTCTGTCATTCCGTTAAGCGTCGTTTTCGATCAAGAAACGATTGAAGAAACGGAGATAGGCACCGAAGCATTTTACGACAAAATGCGCGAACACGAAAAATTGCCAACGACTTCACAACCGTCCCTTGGTGAATTTATTAATTTGTATGAAAAATTGGGTGAAACATCCGATTCAATCATTTCTTTTCACTTGTCGAGCGGAATTAGCGGAACATTTGAAACGGCTGTAGCGGCTGCCCGGTCGGTGGAAGAAGTGAACGTCTATCCATTTGACAGCGAAATCAGCTGTAGTCCCCAAGGATATTATGCAGTAGAAGCCGCGAAACTTGCCCGGGAAGGAAAGACGGTTGACGAGATATTCGAAGCGTTGACGTCGATTCGTGATACGTTAGCCGCTTACTTTATCGTTGCTGATCTAAACCATCTTCATCGAGGCGGCCGCATGAGCGGTGCGCAGAAATTCCTCGGCAGTGCATTGCAAATAAAGCCGATCCTTCATTTTGAAGATAAAGTAATTGTCCCTTTTGAAAAAGTGCGTACCGAAAAAAAAGCCATTAAAAGGGTGATGGAGTTGCTGGAACAGGATGCCGAAGAAGGACCCGTCCGTGCAACCGTTGTTCATGCCAATGTTCCCGATAAGGCTGAAGAAATACGATCCGCCCTCGAAAAAAAATACGATAACCTTGAAATTGACCTTAGCGTTTTTGGTCCCGTGATCGGAACACATCTCGGTGAAAAAGCCCTCGGAATCACTTGGTACAAAAAATAGCCGAGAATGGTGGCGCACATTTCGGAGCAGAAATGGTTAGGCAGGGAAGGGTACGCTCATTTCCTGCCTTTTATCTCCGAACAGCCGCGCCTAAACTTTGGTCTAAGTTCCAAAACCTTCCCCCGGACTTTTTAAACCACACTCTATCAAAAAGGAGCCAGCCGATGAAAGTTGCCCTCGTTAAGCCCCGCAGTGGTCACTCTCCTGTTATCCTCCCCCTTGCTTGTGTAAACGAACATGATGAAATTCAATCAGAAGCCTCCCCGATTTCGAGGCTTACGTCTCCTCGAGGATTCCCCCCGGAAGCGTCTTCCAACGATCTGCCGAACTGGCATGAGGTGTGGCAATTATTGGATGGACGCGCATTGCTTTCCAATGAACTCCCCTTCCCTTATACAACATTGGAGCCATTCATACGCCGTGGTTATGTGCATTTGCAACCAGGCATCCATGCCCGCCCTCGTTTGGCATGCGCCCGTTGCGGCAACACGCATAAGCATTGGTTTTCCCGTTATGCATGTGCTTGGTGTGAAGATTCTTGCGTCTATTGCCGGGCTTGCGTTTCTATGGGACGCGTAACAACATGCACCCCTCTCTTCACGTGGAAAGGTCCGGCGCTTAGTGGGGAAAAATCGCAGGCAAACGTATTGGCCTGGCGTGGAGAACTTTCGAGTTTGCAGCAATGGGCGGCGGCCCGCATTACTGAAACCATTGGGCAATCGGGGGCCGCCGAACTGCTGGTTTGGGCGGTATGCGGAGCCGGAAAAACCGAGATGTTGTTCCCCGGAATCGCACGCGGGCTTGAGGCAGGAAAACGAGTGCTCATTGCCACTCCGCGGACAGATGTTGTCCTTGAGCTTGTCCCCCGGTTACAGCAAGCGTTTCCGACGACTGCGTTGGCCGGGTTATACGGCGGCAGTGAAGAGCGTCTCGCCTACGGGCAGTTGGTTGTAGCCACCACGCACCAAACAAGGCGTTTTCAACGTGCATTTGACGTTTCCATCATTGATGAAGTAGATGCGTTTCCTTATCGTTATGATGCAAGTTTAGCCTATGCAGTAAAAAAAGCGACGAAAAAACATGCGGCCACGATTTATTTAACGGCAACTCCCGATAACCGATTGCGGAAAAGGTGCGAAAAAAAGCATGCGGTGATTCGTGTCAATCGTCGGTTCCACGGATTTCCGTTACCCGTCCCCGGTTTTCAATGGTGCGGAAATTGGCGGAAGAAACTTTTGCAAGAACGATTACCCGCGGTCTTTTCAGATTGGACCGATCAACAACTGGCGTCGGGAAGACAAGCGTTGATTTTCGTTCCGAGTGTCCAAAAGGCCAAGGAATTGTGCAAGCTCTTGCAGCTCAGAGAGCCGTCGATTGCCAGTGTCCACTCCGGAGACCCGGCGCGTAAAGAAATAGTTGAAAATTTTCGGAATAGGGATATGCCGATGCTTGTAACAACGACGATATTAGAGCGGGGCGTCACCATTTATGGGATTGATGTGGCGGTTCTTGGAGCAGAGGATGAAGTGTTCACAGCGTCTGCGCTTGTTCAAATTGCGGGCAGGGCAGGACGGAGTGCCAAAGACCCGGACGGGAGGGTGACCTTTTTTCATCACGGGAAAACAAGCGCGATGACTAGATGCGAGCGGCAGATTATGGCTATGAATGGGGAGGGGGAACCGAAAATGGGTCATAACCGTTGCCGGCAGTGCTTGCATCCATTGAATGCAAATGCCAGTTGGGGAGCGTTATTTTCATGGCAGCAGAAAAGATTATGTGATGAGTGCCAAGGCAAGTTAAGGGTTTTGGGACCTCCTTGGTGCCTGTATTGCAGCCGCCCGCTGGAACGGACCGCTTGTTGTGCGGATTGCCGGCGGTGGGAGAAAACGAGGCACTGGTCTGGTTTGCTTTCTCGAAATATCTCCCTTTTTTCGTACGATGACCATTTGCAGGAAGTGATAAGCAGCTATAAATATCGAGGAGATGTAGCGCTGGCGCACGTGTTTACAGAAGCATTAACACGAACCTTCCGGAAAAATTTTAAAGAAGCGATCCCGACCCCGATTCCGCTAAGTGAAGAACGTCTTCTGGAGCGTGGATTTAATCAAGCGGCAGTGTTGGCGGAACAGTTGCCGGTTCCTTACAAGGGTTGCTTAGTGAGGGTAGTGGATGAGGAAAAACAAAGTAAACGGTCCCGGAGGGATCGATTGCGTGGCCACGTTCGTCCGTTTATTTTTCAGGAGCATACGGCGAGCGTCTCCGGTAAACATATGCTGCTTATCGATGATATTTATACGACAGGAACCACTTTACGGAAGGCGGCCCTCCCCCTGCTGGAAGAAGGCGCGAGACAAGTATCCGCGCTAACGATTGCAAGAGGTTAAGCTGGAGAGTTTACGGGTGTTTGCCAGTGAAGTAAAGCCTGTCATCGGCAAATGGGCAGCAACCGTTAAACATTCAGAGAAAGTATCCGATATGATAGATACCATCATTTTTGGAGGAGCAACAATGACAGAGCTCGCTAACTGTCCTGCTTGCGGGGCGTTATATGTCAAAACCGCAATCGCTTTATGTAACCGTTGTCGTCAATCGAAGGAAGAGCGTTTTGATAAGGTTTATCGATTTTTAAAGAAGAAAGAGAACCGGACCTCGACCATATCGCGAGCGGTTGCACACACAGGTGTGGCGGAAACAGAAATTCTGGGATTTATTCGCGAAGGAAGGCTGCAACTGACGGATCTGCCTAATTTTCATATGCCATGTTCGTTTTGTGGAGAAGCTACACGCAACGGTCGGTTGTGTAAATCGTGTGAAAAGCGATTGCAGGCAGATATGGCGAGCCTAAACAATACAAAAGAAACAGCCGAGGCTGATGGTTATGTAAACAAACAGCTTCATTCACGGAAATATGAATGAAAAGGGTGACAGTGATGAAGATTCATCCGCACAATCAAATTCCCCATTCTTATAAACAAGCGACAGAGCAAGCGAAGCACCAACAAAAACCGAAAGAAGCAAAGCAAGATCAAGTGGAGATTTCCCAAACGGCAAAAGAAATGCAACACTTGGCAGTTGGTGAAAACCGCAAAGCAAAGGTGGAAGCACTACAGAAACAAATAGATGCCGGTGAATATCAGATAGATGAACGGGCTGTCGCCAATCGATTTTATCAATTCTGGAATGAACAAGCGGGGATAACGGGAGATGAATGATATTGTAACGCTTAAAGAAAGCCTTGAAAGACTGAATCAACACCACGAGTATTTGTTGGCGCTTGCCGCCAAGAAAACGAAGGCCATTCAAAACTCCGACCGTGAAGTCCTTGAAGAAATTGTGCGGCTTGAACAAGGTGAGGTGCGTTCGCTGCGGCAAATGGAAAAGGCGCGCCGACGCATGGTTGCAACGTTCATTGACCGTCACTGCCCCCATCTTGAAACGGATGCTCCCATGGAGCGCTGGATTTCTTATGTGCCTGAAAAGGAACGGGGGGAATTGGAGGAACACAAGAAGAAACTGCAGGCAACAATTCTGGATTTGCAGGAAAAGAATGGCCTCAATCAACAATTGTTAAATGACGGTCTTGCGATGGTGACTGCCATGTTGGGGGCTGTCCGCCAAGAAGAATATACGGTGTATACATCAGCTGCCAATACGAAGAAGACGAACGATTTCAAGCGGTTTTCAACGTTCGATTCAAAAGCTTAAAGAAGACAAAGGAGGCCTCCGTAGGCATGACCTCTACGTTTCATGGGCTGCAAACGGCATACAAAGGATTAATGAGCCAACAGGCAGCTTTAAAAACGACCGGCCATAATATTGCCAATGCAAATACAGAAGGATATACACGGCAGCGTGTGAATTTTTCCGCTTCACAAGCTTATCCTTCCCCCGGAAAAAATGCACCTTCCCTCCCGGGGCAATTAGGAACGGGGGCGGAAGTTGAACATATTCAGCGTGTTCGCGAACATTTTCTTGATGCGCAATACCGTGGGGGGAGTGCTAATGTCGGATACTGGGACAAAAAGCTAACCTCGATGGAGCGCATGGAAGGAGTGATGAATGAACAGTCCGAAACGGGGGCGTTGGCAGAAGCGATGGACGAATTTTGGGGGGCTTTACACGACTTGGCTGTAAACCCCAATGATGCCAGCGCCCGTGAAATTACCGTTCAACGTGCCGCGGCGCTTACCGATACATATAATCATATGACCGACTCGTTAGAATCGATAAAACGTGGATTAGGGGAGGAGCTAGACGCGTCTGTTCAGTCGGTAAATGGCTTGATTGCACAGATTCATGATCTAAATGAAGAGGTCGCGGAGATCGAGGCTCAAGGCCAAATCCCGAATGACCTTTATGATCATCGTGACCGTCTCACAGACGAATTATCCGAGTATATCAATATAGAGATGGTTCATGAAAACCCGGGACCGCATACACATCCCGCGGCGGAAGGGGGAATAAGCCTTTACGTGGCAGACGGTGACGGGGGGCGTCTCGGCGGGGAAGATGGCGAGGCAATCATTCAAGGAGAGCGGGGTAATGAAGGCCACCTTGCGCTTTCGGTGGAAAAAAATACAGAAGGGAGCGCAGTGACAGGTATCGCCTTCAACGATGATTTTGAGCTATTGGGCCATCATCATGGGAAAATAGGGGCGCTTGTTGATTCATTTGGTTATGAGGAGGAAGAGGAAGGTATCTATCCGGATATGCTTAGCCGTTTAGATGCTTTGATGAACGATTTCATTGCTGATTTTAATGCAGTTCATCACGAGGGTGTTGATTTAAATGGCGATCAAGGGTTGGATTTTTTTGAAATCGACGATGATGGCACAATGAGCGTCAATCCCGAACTAATGGCAGACACTGATCG harbors:
- a CDS encoding flagellar protein FlgN, which translates into the protein MNDIVTLKESLERLNQHHEYLLALAAKKTKAIQNSDREVLEEIVRLEQGEVRSLRQMEKARRRMVATFIDRHCPHLETDAPMERWISYVPEKERGELEEHKKKLQATILDLQEKNGLNQQLLNDGLAMVTAMLGAVRQEEYTVYTSAANTKKTNDFKRFSTFDSKA
- a CDS encoding helicase-related protein codes for the protein MKVALVKPRSGHSPVILPLACVNEHDEIQSEASPISRLTSPRGFPPEASSNDLPNWHEVWQLLDGRALLSNELPFPYTTLEPFIRRGYVHLQPGIHARPRLACARCGNTHKHWFSRYACAWCEDSCVYCRACVSMGRVTTCTPLFTWKGPALSGEKSQANVLAWRGELSSLQQWAAARITETIGQSGAAELLVWAVCGAGKTEMLFPGIARGLEAGKRVLIATPRTDVVLELVPRLQQAFPTTALAGLYGGSEERLAYGQLVVATTHQTRRFQRAFDVSIIDEVDAFPYRYDASLAYAVKKATKKHAATIYLTATPDNRLRKRCEKKHAVIRVNRRFHGFPLPVPGFQWCGNWRKKLLQERLPAVFSDWTDQQLASGRQALIFVPSVQKAKELCKLLQLREPSIASVHSGDPARKEIVENFRNRDMPMLVTTTILERGVTIYGIDVAVLGAEDEVFTASALVQIAGRAGRSAKDPDGRVTFFHHGKTSAMTRCERQIMAMNGEGEPKMGHNRCRQCLHPLNANASWGALFSWQQKRLCDECQGKLRVLGPPWCLYCSRPLERTACCADCRRWEKTRHWSGLLSRNISLFSYDDHLQEVISSYKYRGDVALAHVFTEALTRTFRKNFKEAIPTPIPLSEERLLERGFNQAAVLAEQLPVPYKGCLVRVVDEEKQSKRSRRDRLRGHVRPFIFQEHTASVSGKHMLLIDDIYTTGTTLRKAALPLLEEGARQVSALTIARG
- a CDS encoding sensor histidine kinase, whose amino-acid sequence is MNNNKQTLETIIVQMKDTIRSSKEQIFEICEQTRQEYETLESELKDTRRKVSEIIQQTDEKRRRAQVARNRLAVINRDFNTFSNEEAKKVYDDANEHRLQLAVLENEEKQLRERRDQIERRLLQLQDTLNRGEVLVGQVSVVHNFLDGDLREVGEMVEDAKEKQAFGLKIIQAQEEERRRLAREIHDGPAQLLANVLLRSEIIGRTYSEYGIEAALNELQDVREAIKGSLAEVRRIIYDLRPMALDDLGLVPTLKKYLDGVADELEGTDIRFILHGDEHKMAVNLKVALFRLVQESVQNALKHANARQISVKAEMRAKQVHLIIQDDGQGFEPEEKSSKPGFGLMGMKERVNMLKGDLKIESAKGNGTKITIIVPINTE
- a CDS encoding response regulator; this encodes MAEQGKIKLILIDDHKLFREGVKRILEMDDQFEIIAEGDDGGEATNLVAQHRPDVVLMDINMPGVNGVEATRNLVERFPDVKVLILSIHDDEAYVTHVLKTGAAGYLLKEMDADALIEAVKVVGSGGAYIHPKVTHNLIKEYRRLASDNGNHSAGTELGYKEVEYRKPLHILTRRECDVLQLMTDGYSNRMVGEELYISEKTVKNHVSNILQKMNVNDRTQAVVESIKKGWVKVR
- the flgK gene encoding flagellar hook-associated protein FlgK, giving the protein MTSTFHGLQTAYKGLMSQQAALKTTGHNIANANTEGYTRQRVNFSASQAYPSPGKNAPSLPGQLGTGAEVEHIQRVREHFLDAQYRGGSANVGYWDKKLTSMERMEGVMNEQSETGALAEAMDEFWGALHDLAVNPNDASAREITVQRAAALTDTYNHMTDSLESIKRGLGEELDASVQSVNGLIAQIHDLNEEVAEIEAQGQIPNDLYDHRDRLTDELSEYINIEMVHENPGPHTHPAAEGGISLYVADGDGGRLGGEDGEAIIQGERGNEGHLALSVEKNTEGSAVTGIAFNDDFELLGHHHGKIGALVDSFGYEEEEEGIYPDMLSRLDALMNDFIADFNAVHHEGVDLNGDQGLDFFEIDDDGTMSVNPELMADTDRIAAAKSENAGDGSNALELANVKDSSVFEPTFRSIIGDMAIEVDEARRMSDSSLVRRDTIDMKRQSVSSVSLDEEMTNMIQFQHAYNASSRMITVLDEMLDQVINQMGIVGR
- a CDS encoding DegV family protein → MGKISIVTDSTAYLDEQTLAENDISVIPLSVVFDQETIEETEIGTEAFYDKMREHEKLPTTSQPSLGEFINLYEKLGETSDSIISFHLSSGISGTFETAVAAARSVEEVNVYPFDSEISCSPQGYYAVEAAKLAREGKTVDEIFEALTSIRDTLAAYFIVADLNHLHRGGRMSGAQKFLGSALQIKPILHFEDKVIVPFEKVRTEKKAIKRVMELLEQDAEEGPVRATVVHANVPDKAEEIRSALEKKYDNLEIDLSVFGPVIGTHLGEKALGITWYKK
- a CDS encoding TIGR03826 family flagellar region protein, whose translation is MQEVKLESLRVFASEVKPVIGKWAATVKHSEKVSDMIDTIIFGGATMTELANCPACGALYVKTAIALCNRCRQSKEERFDKVYRFLKKKENRTSTISRAVAHTGVAETEILGFIREGRLQLTDLPNFHMPCSFCGEATRNGRLCKSCEKRLQADMASLNNTKETAEADGYVNKQLHSRKYE
- the flgM gene encoding flagellar biosynthesis anti-sigma factor FlgM, which translates into the protein MKIHPHNQIPHSYKQATEQAKHQQKPKEAKQDQVEISQTAKEMQHLAVGENRKAKVEALQKQIDAGEYQIDERAVANRFYQFWNEQAGITGDE